The genomic segment CCACAGCCGTAACCTTTCCCACACTCACATGTCCTCGGCTCCCAGAGAGGGTGACTCCTCTGGTGGGAGGTCTGCCACTGGGTTTCAGCCACTGGGTTCTTATCTTAATGCTGCACATTAAGGCTCATTAGTAATTCCACAGCCCTGTATTGGTTTCCTCATTCCATCCCCCGTTCCTCAACCAACAAAACTCCCAGGTCAGCACTTTCTCAGATCTCCAAATAGAGTTTCCTCTTTTGTCCAATGTGGGACTCCGTAGAACCCCACACAGCCTCCTGGACTCCGTTAGACCCCCACAGGCCCATGTCTCTAGACCCCCAAAGAGCCATGTCACTAGACCAccacagtgtctctctctagaCCCCCACGGTGTCACTAGACCAccacagtgtctctctctagaCCAGCACGGCGTCTCTAGACCACCACGGTGTCTCTAGACCAccacagtgtctctctctagaCCACCACGGTTTCTCTAGACCACCACAGTGTCTCTAGACCACCACGGCGTCTCTAGACCACCACGGTGCCTCTAGACCACCACGGTGCCTCTAGACCACCACGGCGTCTCTAGACCACCACGGCGTCTCTAGACCACCACGGTGTCTCTCTCTAGACCACCACGGCGTCTCTAGACCACCACGGTGCCTCTAGACCACCACGGCGCCTCTAGACCACCACGGCGTCTCTAGACCACCACGGCGTCTCTAGACCACCACAGTGTCTCTAGACCACCACGGCGTCTCTAGACCTGGCTCTGAATCATTGTATCTTGTTTGAATAAACAATGGGAACACAGAACTGCTCTTATGTCAGAGAGGAGGCAGACGTTTCCCTGGCGTTGTGCATCCATTACAAGCTTTCATATCTCAGCAACAAAGCTTCTTTGTTTCCAACGGCCGCTTGAAAAGCCTGACGCAAAACTCCTAACCCTCGACCTTTAAAAACCCCTTCTTTAAAACAGTAAGATAGCATCtatcttgtttaaatgtttggttcaccctaacccttaatACAGCTAACCACTGACATCATTATGGTTACCACATACACCATacccaccagcacctccaccagcacctccaccagcaccaccaccagcacctccaccagcaccaccaccagcacctccaccagcaccaccaccagcacctccaccagcaccaccacacccaccagcacctccaccagcaccaccacacccaccagcacctccaccagcaccaccaccagcacctccaccagcacctccaccagcaccaccacacccaccagcaccaccaccggtGGTAGTGGCAGATAGCCTAGATCTTAAAATGGAGCCTTCCTTTCTCTGTTCTGATGGCTTGGCCCCAGAGCGTTGTGTTGCGTCACAGCCCGGCCGCGCTGGAGTCACATGGTGTCCACAGGCGACGTGTTCAGCGCTCCCCAGGCTTTTGTAGGTCAGAGTTGAGTCCCTTTGCaaaactactgtcatctccaccCAGGGATTGTTTCTGATCGGATCCCAGATCTGTAGTGGGACGGTGGGCCCCCTCTGAGGGCCCGCTGACCTTTAGGGTcggtgaggggaggggacgtACCTACTCTGTGCTGCTTGGAGTTTGGACGGGTTGATCTCATAGGCCCCCCGTGTCCCCATGTCCCCCCAAGGGTCCCCGTGGTAACGTGGGACGGTGCAGGTTAAGTGTAGGGTCTGATGGCAATAGCTCCGGTTAGCATGAAGTCACGGTAGGCACCATTTGGgattctcctcacggtacttttaTCAGACACATTGACCACATCAAGCCAGGTCTCGACGGCACTGTATCCATTAAGCATACATGCGTTCTAGAACATAGTCCGAGATTCCTGCCTACACCAACTCATTGCAAAATAAAACGTATAAAAAGGGAGACTTCACTCGTAGACTGCAAAGTTACTCGTAGCAGAGCAGAGGAGCACACGCCCTTCTTCTGGTTCAACCTTAACAACAAATAAAGGGAGGCGCCCCCTAGTGGCGCTGCATGCTATAGACCtgactgtccccccccctctgtccccaggCCGGGAGCAGTTCCACGGCCTGGGCTCCATGTACTGCCGGGGCGCGGCCGCCGTCATCCTGACCTACGACGTGACCAGCTGGCAGAGTCtggcggagctggaggagcgTTTCCTGTCGCTGACCGACACCGCCAACCACGACTGCATCTACGCCATCGTGGGCAACAAGGCCGACCTCACGGACCCCCGCGCCCAGCTGCCCGCAGACCCCCAGAGCCCCGCCGAGGGCGGCGAGCCCGGGACGGGGCCCCGGGTCCCCTCGGCCTGCCCCACCCCCCcggcctcccccctctcccccggctCGCCACCCCAGCAGGTGGGCcgcgaggaggcggcggcgctgTACGGCCGCGTTCTGCGCTACAAGGGGCTGGACGAGGGCAGCAGCCTGCCGGCCGACAGGATGTGCTTCGAGACCAGCGCCCGGACGGGCTACAACGTGGACCTGCTGTTCGAGACGCTCTTCGACCTGGTTCTGCCCTCCATCCTGAGGAAGAGGACGGAGAACCAGCGCTCGCCCACCGTCGACCTGGAGGACTACTGCGAACCCCCCggcaggaggaggggctgcTGCTAGGGCAGCCCTACTGACACTGGACCCCCGGCGGACCTGGACCCCCGGCGGACCTAGACCCCCGGCGGACCTGGACCCCCGGCGGACATTGACCCCCAAGACCGCCTGCTGGGACGTGGtcctttcatttttttctagccaatccacacacatacacttacacgtgcacgcacacacacacacgcacacacagtgcagagttatttaaaaaaaatcgataTTTAGTTGTCTATCAACTGTTGAAGGGTGTGAAGGACCAGTCCACGTCGTGGGGGGTCTCTCTGGCTTCTGAACCCCCCCTGGGGACCAAAGGAGGGttagtgggggggagggaggggggagtttATTCTAAAGTATATTTGTTCCTACAATGCGTGAATGAGTGCACTAATTGTTCTGTAGTTTCTTGGGTGGGTGTCGTCTGAAGTCCTGTTGCTTTGGATTTACACAGGCTGACGTCATTATTAACTTAGGAGTTGTTCCTTCATGGTTCCTACATTTCAGAGACTCACAATCTGCACTACTTGATAATTATGCATATCCCTGTTTTGTAAGATGCTATGATAATAAAGatttctattttaaaataaTTGAGAATTATTGTCTAAAATGTGGAAGAACAAGACTCAAGGTTTGTGGATTCAATTCAGGAAACAAAGTATTagaaaaaaattgttttatCAGTCTCTATTACAATGCAATGCATTTGTCACAGAACATGATTGACACATGAGACCCAAACATATGAATGCAAACCTGTTCCTACTCAAAGTAGTGAAAAGATTGAAATGGTTTAGGAAAGAGTTCAGTCAGGGCGGCTGATGCTCTGATTAGGGGTGAATTTGAACTTTAGTCTGTTTGCTTTAGGAGACTTTGCAGCCTTCATCTATTAAGCCACCTCTTGGAATTTGGACCGGTAAAATGTAACGTGACAATCACAATGAAGGCaccaaagaaacaaaacaaagagaaTCAAGCTTGATCAGTCGATATAAATATAGGACATAGAATCAGTGCATTGTGTCAAAAAATAgttgtgcatatatatatatatatatatatatatatatatatatatatatatatatatatatatatatatatatatatatatatatatatatatatatatatatatatatataggtgtgtATGAACTTAAACCTATGATAAACACATTTCAGAGACCGTGGATAAATCTGTAACATAATGGAAATAAACTtgatttgtgtttatttataaaaCAACTTGGAGAAAATGGAGGAAACATAAAAAGTGTCAAAGAGTGTGGAGGAAAGGAGAAGCAGTTGAAAGAGGGTTAGTGGTTCTGCTTGGACGTCCCGGAGGCTGAGTGTGTTAGGAGGAAAAACTAAAGGGGTGGCCACACATCCTGGGTTCAGCTGGTGGAGGCTGACTGGTTAAACGTTACAGGGTGGTCGAGGTATCAAATTAAGAAAGCACCATTATGAACATTACACTTTAAACATTAAAAATCATGATTCGCCCCCTGATCCGTTCTACCGGTCTGTCCTCTCATAGACTCTCAGTCCTGTGTTTGTAAGCCAGAGACGTGCTGCTGAAGGGGTCTCGTTCACACTGATCTGTGGTCAGTGTTTCAGGCTCCCCCTGGCTCCACAGAGGATGGAtacggagaaggagagaggaactGTCTTCCCACCATCTATCCGGCGGAGCGCTGCTCCAGAGTGGTGGAGCTCACAGGTTCTTCATGCACACCTGGCAGCGGCTGATGCGGCTGAGCTGCTGGCCGGCCTTCAGCGTCTCCGAGGCGGGCTCCGTCTGGAAGGACTGGTCCACCGAGGTCAGCCAGAAGCTGTACTTGGTTGCAAAGTAATGGCAGGTGCCCTTGGCCCCGTTGCACTCGATGAACGGCGTGGTGCGGAAGTCCTCCAGACAGGACCCGGGCGAGGAGAGGGACTGGCCGCCGCCTTCATCGCCAGCCGCCGTGTGCTGGGAGACGGGACAAAGCGTGGTCAGAGAAAGGCCTTCAGCCTGCTGCTAGTGAGACAAAGCGTGGTCAGAGAAAGGCCTTCAGCCTGCTGCTAGTGAAGGTTTTACTGAGGAGCTCTACGTGTGTGATGTGGTTTAGCTCCGGTACCACTACATTAACTAATGAACGCTTTATAAAAAACtattcttattatttattaacaaaTGGGAAACCTGTCCAAACCCTTTGGAGGATTGGTCTGAACCAGAACTCTGACTCCGCCTGTTCTCTGATAACCCCCCAGGGACTAACCACCTCACAGTGGGAGGGGGGTTCAGATAACCCAAAGGGACCCTCCCAGTGGGGGGGGCTCAGATACCCCCCCAGGACCctctgagcgggggggggggggggagctcacCATGAGGAAGGAGTAGCCGATCCAGAGGCTCCTCCAGCCGGCGGGGCACTGCGGGATGCTGACGTCCTGGCTGTGGACGGCGATGGCCACGGAGGGGGCCTCGCACACCGAGCAGCGGCTGATGTACTGCCGGATCTCGCCGTCCTCCACGGGCATCATGGGAAGGGGTGCGGTGGACGAGAGCCAATAGGACTTGTCGTTTCGGCTGGCGTAGTAGCACACGTCTCCGGGGTTGCAGTACAGGAAGGGCATGGTGCTGAAGCGCGGCAGACAGGAACCCGCCAGCCCTGgaacgaccaatcagaggattCAGCAAGGTGGCAGCTGATAGGAGTTAACAGTGTGGATGACAGTGTGTTAGGTGTGTATCGGAGCCCTGATGTATCAAGTGTTTCTGGGCGTGTTTAAAGGTATCCTCACCCTCCAGTATTTCTTCACTTGCCAATGCGAATAGATTTAGTTAACTTTCTAAACATGCGGATAACTGGTTTCCAGAAGCACATCATCCCCTCAGTCCTTCTCTCTGAGCGGGTCGCTCTGCAGGGGGGGCCGGGACTCACCCAGGTCCTGGTTGTGGGCCTTCTCCTGGCCCTCGAAGTACAGCAGGCTGTACCCGTCCCACAGCTTGGACATGCCCACCGGGCACATGGGCTTCTGCTCCGTCTGGCTGTGCTTCACCAGGAGGTACCCCACGCTGACGCTACGGCCCGGCATCCCCGGCAGCCCCTGGATACCGGGGGTCCCCCGATGACCTGGGAGACAGACCGGGAGGTGAGACCTACTGTATATCAGACAGACCGGACAGTGAGACCTACTGTATATCAGACAGACCGGACAGTGAGACCTACTGTATATCAGACAGACCGGACagactgtatatactgtatatgtatatcGGGGTTCTGATGGAggcgtgacccctgacctcaggACCCCTAGACCTACTGTATATCAGGGTTCTGATGGAGGAGTGACCGCTGACCTCAGGACCCCAGACTCACCTTCCATGCCTTGCAGACCGTGGTGGCCGTGCCTTCCCGCCTCCCCGCGGTACCCAGGCGTTCCCGGCGTTCCCCCGATCCCGGGCATTCCCTTCTGTCCCTTTGGGCCGTAGAACCCTGTCGGGGAAGAGGTTTCAGCGAGGGGTCAcatggggtcaagggtcagggtcGGTGCTGCGATGCGGCGCCTCAACGTTCTAAACAGTAAGAGTAAGAACGGCTGACCTGGGTCCCCGGGGGGACCTCGTGCTCCCAGCTCCCCGGTGTTCCCGCCTGGCCCGCGGATCCCCTTGGGCCCCGGAGCGCCCCTCTCCGCCGGGATGGTGAGGGGGAGCGGCAGGGGGCCCGGGCTGCCCGGGAGACCGGGAACCCCTGCAGGGAATCACCACAGGACAGGGGTCAAGGAGGGACACGTGTGCTACGGTAACAGGAAGTGCAACCTCACTGCGCCGCGGTTCTGTCACATGACCTACAGTGTGTGTCACATGACACGCAGCGACAGAACGTACCCGTGGGTCCAGAGGTTCCTTTGGGCCCGGTTGGTCCTCGGCCTCCTTGGTTACCACTCCGGCCTGGTATCCCCATCAGCCCCTgttcacctttgacccctgacAGACAACAGCAGATACATCTGAGGAGTGTGTTGATGCAAACCATACCGTTGTGCGTGTGCTGAGATTCCGTCTCAGATCTTGAGTTCAATAGCAGTAGGAACCTTAGTTCTTCTTTATGGTGGTCAGTGTGAGCTCTAGCGGTTGTATATCTAGTTCTTTATGGTGGTCAGTGTGAGCTCTAGCGGTTGTATATCTAGTTCTTTATGGTGGTCAGTGTGAGCTCTAGCGGTTGTATATCTAGTTCTTTATGGTGGTCAGTGTGAGCTCTAGCGGTTGTATATCTAGTTCTTCTTTATGGTGTTCTGAGTGAGTTCTAGTGGTTGTATATCTACCTTTCCTCCCGGACTCCCCGTCGTACCCCCTGTACCCCGCCGGCCCCGGGTCTCCTCTCAGTCCTTTGGCACCGGGACGTCCCGGCGCTCCGAACCCCCCCACGACCCCCTTCTCCCCGGGAGGAGCCTCCAGGCCGGGAACTCCCCTCAGTCCGGGGAATCCTGAGGGACGGGAATAGAACGTCAGAGGCCAGGGGCAACCAAACACCCCCGGACACGGTACCCGTCGGCTGCGGTACCCGTCGACACGGTGCCCGTCGGCCACGGTACCCGTCGGTCACCGGACCTCTGGGCTCCATCCCATCACCAGTTACCCTGATTACACCTCTCTGTTATAGGTGACCGAGGGGCCGTCAGAGACTCCCGGTCAGGGTCAAGGCTGACGTGTGTTTACCCAGCAGTCCATTAGGTCCCGGGTAGCCCGGGCTCCCAGGGGGTCCCGGTCCGTCTGGGACCCCGTCCTGGCCCTGTGGACCTTGGAACCCTGGGGGTCCTGGTTGGCCTTGATCCCCTGGACACAATAAACAGAAGGCATGATGGGATATGTGGTTGCCTATACTCAAATACTGAAGTCCCCGATCACCTTCAGCAGTCCGTAACGGGCCGCGGAAAACTACGCTGTGGCCGCTTGAAACACCACAACGTCTCCCAGAAGGACATATCGCCTCACCCTGAGGGAGTAACCTGTCACCAAAGAGCATGAACAACATGCCAAAGCTCAAAATGGAGGCGGCCATTGCAATATCATGTCCCGTGGTCAAAGCCCTAAAGAACGGCCTCCATGTTACTCTCATGTGTACAGTTCAGCCGACGCAGGGCGGGGCCCTACCTGGAGGTCCTTGGAGGCCCGTCTCCCCGACCACCCCAGGGACCCCGGGCTGGGTGTTGGGCACGCCCGTCTCTCCCTTCTGCCCTTTGGCTCCAGGGTTGCCGGGGGTTCCAGATCCATCCGGCCCTGATGGTCGAGTGGGAGAGGAACACATACAGGGATCAGTCTGTTCATTATGGCAGTTCTCCCAAATGCTGCGCTGCCTGCACAGGGACGTGGAGGAGCAACGCTGATCCTGCTTTATGCAGGGATGGGAAACTGGCGTCCCGCGGGCCGTCCTCGCTCAGTGAGCCCTGCTGATgatttaaaatgtaataaaaaaacaataatagcctacatatgtatatttatttttatttttacagaaAACTCAATCCAAGAAAACCGTACCTCTCAGTCTAGATAAGAAGCAGAGTATCTGTTCATAGAATTCCgacacaactactacaactgaacTGAATATAATGCTAGTTGTTGcgcttaatgttgggccactgtttttgaCTTTTGTgccatcattgaatgatgatgcatGTATGCCTTTTGCACTGAAAAAAATACTATTCACGCAGGTGGCTGttgtttcttttaaaaaaaactttaacGTTTAACAAGAGTATAGACATGCATGTTGTTTCAACTAATTTGTGGCCCTTTTTATCAttaaagttgcccatccctcaCTAGAGAATGTTACTGATTTAGAAAATCCATAATGCCAAAACATTGCAGCCGGCATCCATTCATCTAATCGGTTCAATAACTTCTCTTGGGCTTTGCAGGTTTGCAGTAAAGGCTCATCAGTACACACATAGCTCCTGATCGTAGACAGAAGACCTTGTGAGGAGTACCTTGGAGCCCGGTGAGACCCTTCTGCCCCGTCAGCCCGTGGAGTCCGTAGAGACCCTTCAGACCGGGGAACCCTGCGGCACAGGACAAAAGCGGCGTTATGCCTCAGAGAACGGCAGCTTGGTGAGACAGATACCGGCGCATTAATAAAGGCCTATGTATATAGATCATCCTGGCTACCTTTCTCTCCCGGGAGGCCGTACACGCCGGGCGTCCCGCCCTCCCCGGGGGTCCCGGGCCAGCCCCGCTGACCCTGGGTCCCAGGGGAGCCCGCCTGGCCGTCGGAGCCTGGGGACAGCAGGGGGTGAACCAGGGTTGAGATACTGACATACTGTGTCTTCCCAACAAATGTGAAGCATGAAGTACGTAGACCAGTTTAAGGCGGATCTCAGTTATTCCCTGAAATCTTCTGTGTTTCTGAGAACCATCCCAGTGACCACGGGGAAGGTCCAAGCGTTCCCGGGATGATGCAGCAGAGGCGGATCCATCCTTACCTGGGGCTCCCCCTATTCCCGAATCTCCCGGCTCCCCGGTCCTCCCCTCGATGCCGTTGAAACCCGGGCTGCCGCTGTCTCCGGGACGGCCAGAGAGTCCTTTCTCGCCTGTCAGGAGGGAGAGTCATTAGGGTTTCAGTTTCACAATCGACAATGCTCCTGTCGACATCCAGATCCATTAACGGTGACGATGACGTGACTCCTCCCACAGGGCCgactgtgtgtctgcgtcccttcagagggagaggggctCACTCAGCCTGGACTCACCCAGCGAGCCAGCGAAGCCCAGCTCTCCCCTCAGCCCCGGGGAGCCTGGAAGGTCGAGACGCTGGCCTTTATCCCCTGAGTAAGAATGGGAAGAGTTAGGGATAGCTGTTGGTAACACACCAGTTCTGGTTGATCAGTCTGTGTGGAGGGTGAagagggctgagggggagggctgaggggggaggggggaggggggagggctgagggggaggggtgatggctgaggggggagggctgaggggggagggcgtACCTTTGAAGCCACTCTTGCCGTAGTCCCCTGAGGCACCGTAGGCCCCAGGACTGCCCTTCTGCCCCTGGaaaggtcaacaacatcgcAGCTTACAAGTAGAACTGAAGGACGACAGTGAAGTAGTAATCCTTAAGATCGTTGAATCGCAGACTAGGTGGTCAAATGAGGACATCCATACGGTCCAGGACAAGGTCATCCCAAGGAGAAGTCGATCCACCAAACCAGTTTACGCTGTAGCGCAGCGTTTTAGTGGAGCAAACCGATCACTGAACCAGTTTACCAGTTTAATGGATCAAATTGATCCACTAAACCAGTTTACCAGTTTGAGTGGATCAAACCGATCACTGAACCAGTTCACCAGTTTAATGGATCAAATTGATCCACTAAACCAGTTCACCAGTTTGAGTGGATCAAACCGATCACTGAACCAGTTCACCAGTTTGAGTGGATCAAACCGATGACTGAACCAGTTCACCAGTTTGAGTGGATCAAACTGATCCACTCAAACTGGTAAACTGGTTTAATGAATCAAAGGATCCACTGAACCAGTTTACCTGGTTTCCGTTCATCCCGTCAAAGCCTCCGATCCCTCGGGTCCCTGTGAGCCCCGGGGTTCCTTTGGGGCCCAGTAGACCCTCTGCTCCCCGGTTCCCATGGAGACCTTTCTCATGGCTGGGGTCTCCAGGATGTCCGTGAAGTCCTTCATACCCTGGAAGACCGGGGTAGCCCTTTGGACCTGTGGGAGAGCCCGGGACACCGTGAGAGGAACAcaaagacaggggggggggggttgctgctGTTTGGACCTGAGGTCAGGGGCCAGGGGTCAGGGCAAGGGGCCACgaccaggggtcaggggtcaaaggtaGGGGGTCTGATCCAGAGGGACCTACCTCTGGCCCCGGTGAAGCCCGGGTCCCCGAGGTGGCCGTCCTCTCCCTTGGTCCCCTTCATGTCGGCGATGATCTGCCGCGGGATGTGGGGCTTGTCTCCCGGAGGGCCCATCAGGCCCCGGTCACCTAGGAGacacggcgggggggggggggggggatggggtcaGCTGAGAAGCACATGGTCACCTGGACGCTCTGGTCGGTCCGGCGGTCTCGCTGCGGCCTCACCCTTCTCTCCGCCGCGCCCCATCCCGCCCTTGAGGCCTCCCTGGCCGGGCAGGCCGGTCTCCCCCTTCACCCCGCTGAAGCCGGGGGCCCCCTGCGCGCCGGGGCGGCCCTTGAAGCCCTCCATGCCGTGAGACCCTTTGCTCCCTGGGGAAGAACGGGGAGAGTTAGAAGCGTCCAGCAGCAGCGCCCCGGCGCCTCTCTAGCGGTTTCAGCCACGCCGACGGGGCGCTGGCAGCGGGAACCCACCTTTGACCCCTGAGATCCCGGGGCGTCCGTCCGGCCCGGGGACCCCCTGGCCCCCCGTGGCCCCCTGGTCTCCGTTGGGGCCTTCCTCCCCGAAGCCCCCTGGGGTGCCCTTCAGCccggcgggccccggggcccccgcgTCCCCCTCGGCCCCCCGCTCCCCGCTGAGGCCTGGAGGGGGAAGACACACGgtcagagtttgtgtgtgtgtgtctgtgtgtgtgtgtgtgtgtgtgtgtgtgtgtctgtgtgtctgtgtgtgtctgtgtgtgtctgtgtgtgtctgtgtgtctgtgtgtctgtgtgtgtgtgtgtgtgtgtgtgtgtgtgtgtgtgtgtacactaacCTGGCTCTCCCTCTACTCCGTGGGGCCCCGGTGGTCCCGTCCGGCCGGGCGGCCCGGGGAAGCCGTAGCGCCCTGGGGGTCCgggcctcccctcctccccctgcaggcctggAGGTCCGCCTGCACCCTTCAGCCCGATGATCCCGGGCATGCCCCCCATCCCTACCCCCACAGGGACCCCGGAGAGCtcagagagggagtggggaCTGAAGCCCTTTAATAGAGGCTCTGTCCCCTCAGCCCTCACTGCACTGAACACAAGGATGTCCGTTCTTCATCGCTGTAGATGGTCCACGTCATGTTTATTCCTGTTTACATGTTTTTCTGTGGTGAGAGGTTTTTTTATCCGTCATGTGGGGGGTGAAGGTTGGATGTCATGATTGCTGCTGTCGAtatgtttttatgtgtttttctgtggtATATGTGGGCTATCTGTGTGCTACACAGTGTTGCTACACTGTGTTTTGCCTTTTTAAATGTCTGCTGCCCTGGAACCGTATTGACTGTGTGAAAACAATTAGTCCAGACTGTCCAGTTTCCCTTCTCTAGTGCGCTGTGAGAGTGGTGAGTGCTCAGTTCCTCTCCGTTGGGGGAAGGAGGCGTTATTAAGTGGAATGAAGCCGTTTCACAGTTCATATCTCCACCGGATCCAAAGGGTTTAACTGTGTTACTTCATCTTTAAACCCACATGTACTTTCCCAGGGGGAACCTCTAGTGTTTCGAGGTGTAAACAGTTATAGCTgcgtcattattattattattttttgtcttctTGTTAATTACAGGTTGGATTGATtcggaggtggagggggaggaggaggaggaggtggaggaggaggtggaggaggtggagtagctggaggaggaggaggaggaggtggaagaggtggaggagaggctcACCTGGGTGACCCGACCCGCCCTGGTCTCCGGCCGGGCCCTGGTCCCCCTGCAGGCCCGGGAGTCCTGGTTCCCCGGGGCCCCCCGTGGAGGCCCCAAAGATCTCCCCGTGCTGCCCCTTCGCGCCCGGCCCCCCGTCCCGGCCCGGGAAGCCGTTGACCCCGGGGTACCCCATCACCCCTGGCGCCCCCGGCTGGCCCAGGTCTCCACGAGGGCCAACGAAACCTGGGGGGCAAGACAGAATTCTGTTCTGCTCAGGAGCATCACACAGCCAGAACCCCcatcacacagagagaccccccatcacacagagagaccccccatcacacagagagaccccccatcacacagagagaccccccatcacacagagagaccccccatcacacagtgagacccccccccatcacacagagagaccccccatcacacagagagaccccccatcacacagtgagaccccccccatcacacagagagaccccccatcacacagtgagacccccccccatcacacagccagaccccccaacacacagagagaccccccatcacacagagagaccccccatcacacagtggaccccccatcacacagagagaccccccATCACACAGTGGACCCCCCATCACACAGTGAGACCCCCCATCACACAGTGGACCCCCCGTCACACAGTGGACCCCCCATCACACAGTGAGACCCCCcatcacacagagagaccccccatcacacagtggaccccccatcacacagtggccccccccatcccacaccGGACTCCCCATCACACAGTGGAACCCCCCATCCCACACCGGACTCCCCCAGGTAGTGTCCGGTCCCGGTCCTTACCCTTGTTTCCTGGGAGGCCGCCTCTGCCTTGTTCTCCCCGTTCTCCTTTGTCTCCCCTGCCTCCTTTGAGGCCTTCGGCTCCATGGTGCCCCGGCgggcctgaggggggggggggggggacagaataACATTAACACAACGTTAACATCAACATTAACATGCTTCACATGGAACAGCATTAACATCGTCAACCTGCTTCTTATCAGGCCTGAGGCGTGGAGCAGCGTTAACATCCTTAACATGCTTCCCATTGAGCCACATGCCCCTCCATAGAGGCTGAAGCCAGAACCCATCGCCCCGTTACCTGGCATGCCCTCCAGCCCGGTGGGTCCCGGGAACCCTGGCAAGCCCGGGGGTCCTGGGGTAACGTCGCAGTCTCCTGAGGACATGAAAACAcctttcagcaccgtgtcagctCACAGGGAGGAGCTGCTGGGAAACACACCTTGCAACACCACTGAGGACCCTCCAATGAAATGTCATGCAGGTTATAATCAGGAAGAGGTTCTACCAGCTACCTGTGACGTCATACTGCCCTCCGTCTCCCCTGGGAGTACAGCCGCCTTTcagtgcagagagagggagtgaaggagagatggaggaggaggagggaggtggacaGAGATGGACGAGGCAGTGGGTTCATGATTATTGAAAAGTAGAAGGATGCTCTCAAACACTGTGTCAGGCTGGTTTGAGTCCGC from the Gadus macrocephalus chromosome 20, ASM3116895v1 genome contains:
- the col4a2 gene encoding collagen alpha-2(IV) chain isoform X1, with the translated sequence MQIAIDVLLWRPLLSASCTDSNWSLSLVQGQTGPVGPQGLGGPPGRAGEVGIMGPKGELGERGRGGALGPKGSVGMMGVPGFTGADGIPGHPGTAGPRGRPGADGCNGTNGDPGPSGRPGREGPPGYSGQTGRKGSKGDELELHVFMERFRGDRGSPGAPGPHGQSGGAGWPGYRGLTGPKGPRGPPGPPGPKGTMTKVLKGVKGERGDAGEQGPTGNSTTRPHTGSKIGSQGRRGEKGLKGEVGEVSDNKGEAGVTGGPGGRGEPGLYGLPGPKGYPGEAGPIGRDGVKGTRGDPGDVISSGFWGTGGPTGPAGETGHMGARGPEGDQGPPGPSGRPAGESQQLLWDFFGPFGDKGDSGDKGQPGEAGIPAITPGFQGYSGPPGPPGPPGPKGSWLEFFKGAPGQRGRPGSAGSKGDTGDHGRCECSIVHSKPGPPGAAGEQGSIGMSGEIGQQGDDGEEGPQGASGLPGFPGPSGLQGPKGRRGSTISAQQKGYPGDPGEAGPSGSPGVQGVPGHLGTPGFPGVRGSQGEGPVGEPGDRGYRGFQGPQGAAGLRGDPGQVLGASKGLQGPPGDQGLPGYDGVEGPRGTSGGCTPRGDGGQYDVTGDCDVTPGPPGLPGFPGPTGLEGMPGPPGHHGAEGLKGGRGDKGERGEQGRGGLPGNKGFVGPRGDLGQPGAPGVMGYPGVNGFPGRDGGPGAKGQHGEIFGASTGGPGEPGLPGLQGDQGPAGDQGGSGHPGMGGMPGIIGLKGAGGPPGLQGEEGRPGPPGRYGFPGPPGRTGPPGPHGVEGEPGLSGERGAEGDAGAPGPAGLKGTPGGFGEEGPNGDQGATGGQGVPGPDGRPGISGVKGSKGSHGMEGFKGRPGAQGAPGFSGVKGETGLPGQGGLKGGMGRGGEKGDRGLMGPPGDKPHIPRQIIADMKGTKGEDGHLGDPGFTGARGPKGYPGLPGYEGLHGHPGDPSHEKGLHGNRGAEGLLGPKGTPGLTGTRGIGGFDGMNGNQGQKGSPGAYGASGDYGKSGFKGDKGQRLDLPGSPGLRGELGFAGSLGEKGLSGRPGDSGSPGFNGIEGRTGEPGDSGIGGAPGSDGQAGSPGTQGQRGWPGTPGEGGTPGVYGLPGEKGFPGLKGLYGLHGLTGQKGLTGLQGPDGSGTPGNPGAKGQKGETGVPNTQPGVPGVVGETGLQGPPGDQGQPGPPGFQGPQGQDGVPDGPGPPGSPGYPGPNGLLGFPGLRGVPGLEAPPGEKGVVGGFGAPGRPGAKGLRGDPGPAGYRGYDGESGRKGVKGEQGLMGIPGRSGNQGGRGPTGPKGTSGPTGVPGLPGSPGPLPLPLTIPAERGAPGPKGIRGPGGNTGELGARGPPGDPGFYGPKGQKGMPGIGGTPGTPGYRGEAGRHGHHGLQGMEGHRGTPGIQGLPGMPGRSVSVGYLLVKHSQTEQKPMCPVGMSKLWDGYSLLYFEGQEKAHNQDLGLAGSCLPRFSTMPFLYCNPGDVCYYASRNDKSYWLSSTAPLPMMPVEDGEIRQYISRCSVCEAPSVAIAVHSQDVSIPQCPAGWRSLWIGYSFLMHTAAGDEGGGQSLSSPGSCLEDFRTTPFIECNGAKGTCHYFATKYSFWLTSVDQSFQTEPASETLKAGQQLSRISRCQVCMKNL